The Burkholderia cepacia ATCC 25416 genome includes a window with the following:
- a CDS encoding SRPBCC family protein has protein sequence MSASPVDPAEAHDLVITRTLHAPRHALWRAWTDPELLKEWWCPKPWTTEVRAFDLRPGGAFHTFMRGPDGGTSDNPGCFLEIVPESRIVFTSMLAGGWRPQVPWMGFTAVVTMADDDAGSRYEARVMHPDAATRERHEALGFFEGWNTCITQLDAFAAALR, from the coding sequence ATGTCAGCCAGCCCCGTCGACCCCGCTGAAGCCCACGATCTCGTCATCACGCGCACGTTGCACGCGCCGCGCCACGCGCTGTGGCGTGCGTGGACCGACCCCGAACTGCTGAAGGAATGGTGGTGCCCGAAACCGTGGACCACCGAAGTGCGCGCATTCGACCTGCGTCCGGGCGGCGCTTTCCACACGTTCATGCGCGGCCCCGACGGCGGCACGAGCGACAACCCCGGCTGCTTCCTCGAAATCGTGCCCGAATCGCGCATCGTGTTCACGTCGATGCTCGCGGGCGGCTGGCGGCCGCAAGTGCCGTGGATGGGGTTCACGGCAGTCGTCACGATGGCCGACGACGATGCGGGCAGCCGCTACGAGGCGCGCGTGATGCATCCGGACGCCGCCACGCGCGAGCGCCATGAAGCGCTCGGCTTCTTCGAGGGCTGGAACACCTGCATCACGCAGCTCGACGCCTTCGCGGCCGCGCTGCGCTGA